One genomic segment of Arachis duranensis cultivar V14167 chromosome 4, aradu.V14167.gnm2.J7QH, whole genome shotgun sequence includes these proteins:
- the LOC107486393 gene encoding homeobox-leucine zipper protein HAT7 isoform X1 gives MAFPPPPSSQSANNFIFHNHEHQPDHHHHHHHQPFSSNSLNSFPSLPIPSHHHFLGQPHNTPSLFLKMGSHQFLGGGGPLMLKRSMSFSGIENKCGGDGDDDLSDDGFGFQFGEKKKRLNIEQVKALEKSFELGNKLEPERKVQLAKALNLQPRQIAIWFQNRRARWKTKQLEREYESLKKQFEALKVDNDALKVQNQKLHAELQALIKGKEYYCEEDGAIISNLNKKEAGEGSWSNNNNNNNGCSDNNNISSSDINLDLSTTPIINTSPVSSQNAKTTLESNNDNSLKPNNNIIQLLQYSPSSSSRPQGIPHQDEGLCNMFHHQIEDQQNLWPWPEHQPHNNFH, from the exons ATGGCATTCCCACCACCACCCTCTTCACAAAGTGCTAATAATTTCATCTTCCACAATCATGAACACCAACcagatcatcatcatcatcatcatcaccaacccTTCTCTTCTAACTCCCTCAATTCCTTCCCCTCTTTGCCAATTCCTTCCCATCACCACTTCTTAGGTCAACCACACAACACaccctctctctttctcaagATGGGTTCACACCAATTCTTAG GGGGTGGTGGACCTCTCATGTTGAAAAGATCCATGTCATTTTCAGGGATCGAGAACAAGTGCGGCGGCGACGGCGACGACGACCTATCGGATGACGGATTCGGGTTCCAATTTggggagaagaaaaagaggctGAACATTGAACAAGTGAAAGCACTTGAGAAGAGTTTTGAGTTAGGGAACAAGCTTGAACCTGAAAGAAAGGTTCAACTTGCTAAGGCCCTTAACTTGCAACCGAGACAAATTGCTATTTGGTTTCAGAATCGGAGGGCAAGGTGGAAGACTAAGCAACTTGAAAGGGAATATGAATCTCTTAAGAAGCAGTTTGAAGCATTGAAGGTTGATAATGATGCACTTAAGGTTCAGAATCAGAAATTACATGCTGAG TTACAGGCCCTAATCAAAGGAAAGGAGTATTATTGTGAAGAAGATGGAGCAATAATAAGCAACCTTAATAAGAAAGAAGCTGGAGAGGGTTCAtggagtaataataataataataataatggttgcagtgacaataataatatttcatCTTCAGACATTAACTTAGAtctctcaacaacaccaattatAAACACTAGTCCAGTATCTTCTCAAAATGCCAAAACTACCCTTGAATCCAATAATGATAATTCTCTAAAGCCCAACAACAACATAATTCAGCTCCTCCAATactcaccatcatcatcatcaagaccACAAGGGATTCCTCATCAAGATGAAGGCTTATGCAACATGTTTCATCACCAAATTGAGGATCAACAGAATCTGTGGCCCTGGCCTGAACACCAGCCTCATAATAATTTCCACTGA
- the LOC107486393 gene encoding homeobox-leucine zipper protein HAT7 isoform X2, whose amino-acid sequence MAFPPPPSSQSANNFIFHNHEHQPDHHHHHHHQPFSSNSLNSFPSLPIPSHHHFLGQPHNTPSLFLKMGSHQFLGIENKCGGDGDDDLSDDGFGFQFGEKKKRLNIEQVKALEKSFELGNKLEPERKVQLAKALNLQPRQIAIWFQNRRARWKTKQLEREYESLKKQFEALKVDNDALKVQNQKLHAELQALIKGKEYYCEEDGAIISNLNKKEAGEGSWSNNNNNNNGCSDNNNISSSDINLDLSTTPIINTSPVSSQNAKTTLESNNDNSLKPNNNIIQLLQYSPSSSSRPQGIPHQDEGLCNMFHHQIEDQQNLWPWPEHQPHNNFH is encoded by the exons ATGGCATTCCCACCACCACCCTCTTCACAAAGTGCTAATAATTTCATCTTCCACAATCATGAACACCAACcagatcatcatcatcatcatcatcaccaacccTTCTCTTCTAACTCCCTCAATTCCTTCCCCTCTTTGCCAATTCCTTCCCATCACCACTTCTTAGGTCAACCACACAACACaccctctctctttctcaagATGGGTTCACACCAATTCTTAG GGATCGAGAACAAGTGCGGCGGCGACGGCGACGACGACCTATCGGATGACGGATTCGGGTTCCAATTTggggagaagaaaaagaggctGAACATTGAACAAGTGAAAGCACTTGAGAAGAGTTTTGAGTTAGGGAACAAGCTTGAACCTGAAAGAAAGGTTCAACTTGCTAAGGCCCTTAACTTGCAACCGAGACAAATTGCTATTTGGTTTCAGAATCGGAGGGCAAGGTGGAAGACTAAGCAACTTGAAAGGGAATATGAATCTCTTAAGAAGCAGTTTGAAGCATTGAAGGTTGATAATGATGCACTTAAGGTTCAGAATCAGAAATTACATGCTGAG TTACAGGCCCTAATCAAAGGAAAGGAGTATTATTGTGAAGAAGATGGAGCAATAATAAGCAACCTTAATAAGAAAGAAGCTGGAGAGGGTTCAtggagtaataataataataataataatggttgcagtgacaataataatatttcatCTTCAGACATTAACTTAGAtctctcaacaacaccaattatAAACACTAGTCCAGTATCTTCTCAAAATGCCAAAACTACCCTTGAATCCAATAATGATAATTCTCTAAAGCCCAACAACAACATAATTCAGCTCCTCCAATactcaccatcatcatcatcaagaccACAAGGGATTCCTCATCAAGATGAAGGCTTATGCAACATGTTTCATCACCAAATTGAGGATCAACAGAATCTGTGGCCCTGGCCTGAACACCAGCCTCATAATAATTTCCACTGA